GAACCTTCTTGGGCCCGCCATATAAACGGGCACCAATAGTGCTTAGGCAACCAGTCCGCTCTCAAATACATCGTTGGTATACCCAACGCTATTGAATGAGCGTCGGACTTCCAAGAAATCTGGAAAGCTCGACATAATCCGGCCCATCGAAAGGCATGCCGGCCGGACCCTTCGAGAACCGGCATGCGATCGAGGTCAATCGTGATGATGGTCCGCATGATGGCGATGAGCGTGCTCGCTATGTTCGCGCGCATGGCTGGCATGGCCAGCCGCAGCGGTTGCATGATGACCGGCCTTCTCGTGATCGCCTTCCTCATGATGCGTGGCGGCCTCGCGGTGATGACGGGCAGCATGGTCATGATGCTCTGCCGCGACGCGATGGTGCTCTGCGCCCTTATGCTCTACCATCGATATTCTCCTGCCTGAGTTGGACCGGTCGAAACCGGTCCAGCCGCATTAAGCTCGCCATGTTACTGGCAGACGTCAGTCCACGCTGTGAGACATGATGCCGATGTCAGCATAAGGGCTACAGGAGCGGTAATCGTGCCAAACCGTCAGTTGTCGGGGTAACGATCTTCCCGCCATCGATTGCGATCACCGTCGAGCGGAGTGGCGAAAACGCTTGTCATACCGCTGCATAAGCGTGGCCCGCGTCAGTGAGGCTGCCGTCCGGTTGGAAGAAGGCCGAGGCCGACAGCGGACCACCCCCACCTGGTTTTCCCCACGGATACCAGGCATAACCCCGTATCCAAGGGGTCCGCTCCATGAACGGACACACCGTCTCGATGAAGCGGACCGCGTCACGCTCGGTATAGCGATTCTTGCGTTCGCCGTGCGCGCTCCAATCCACGCAGCCGAATTCCGTCACCCAAATGGGACGCTTGTACATCTCGTGGACGTGATGAAGCAGGCCGATGAGGTCGTGCGGGTCGGCCGAGCCATAATGATGGAAACCTACCGAGTCGAAGTGCAGCCCGCGTCGTTCCGCACCCTCGACGAAGCGTTGCATCCATTGCTGGTGGGGTTGTGCGCAGGAAGGGCTGACGAGGTCAGCGGCGATGCCTTGAAGATTCGGCCAGGCGTCGAGCGCCTGCTCGACCCTCAGGTTGGACTGGTCGTGGTGGTCGGGCTCGTTGAAGCCGAACAACACCGGCAGGCGCGTTCCCCGCATCTTTGCCAGCGCCGCGTCGGTGTTGCCGTTCAAGCCCCAGATCATCGGCACGAAGCGGATCGATGGGTCGGCGTCGGGCACGCCCTTGCCCGCCCGATGCACACCCCAATCATAATACCAGTCTGTGCGTAGCCCCGAAGCGACTGGAGCCGCACCCGCAAGGCCTTTCTTGCCGGTCGCATGGTCTGGCAACGCGAATGTCGGGGCGTCGGCCAACGAACTGGCCAAGGCCGCACCGCCGCGCGCGAGCAGGGATCGCCTTGTAAGCGTCATTTCGGTCCTCGTTATGCGGATGGGTTGCTGTCGGCCGGACTGGCGGGTCGATTGGATCGGCTGCTCAGTATCCCCAGCCACCATGCCAATAATCCCACCGCGCGACATTGTTCTCGTGATGGGCGAAGCGGGCGTCACGCCAGGCCTGCGTCCTGCGCACGTCGGCAGCATGGGCATAGGCGTCCGCAGCTGCATAATCGCCCCAATAGGCAGCGGCATCCGCGGCGTGCTGGTCTCGACGGGCCTGGAAGGCGCGCTCGTCGGCGCTCCGATAGGCGCGGTTCGCCATGTCGGTGTCATAGCCCCAGGACTGGGCGTCCGCAGTGGTGACACCCAATGCGGTCGCGCCGACGATGGCTGCTATGATGGTGGTGCGGAACGTCTTCACTCGAACCTCCAAAGACAAGATTCAACCGAGATCCGCACGATGCTCCTGTGCCTCTGAACCACGAATGACGATCTCGTTATTTGATCTTAAGTATCCATCCTGGCACTCTTGAGCCTCCAAAAACCGCTTGCCTTTTGACATGGTTCTGAAAGAGGATTGTGAAAGGCAGGGGGCCGCAGAAATCCGTCACTGCCGCGCTGGCCTCCGGATACGGCCGTTTTTGAAAGGCACAAATTTGGCCAAAGGACCCTATCTGATCGGCTATGCCCGGGTATCGAAGGGTGACGAGCAATCGAACGTCGCCCAGCGCCGCGCGCTCGATGCGGCCGGCTGCAAGCGCGTGTTCGAGGAGACCGCCAGTGGCGGGCGCTGGGATCGGCCAAAGCTGCAGGAGATGATCGAGCAGCTTCGCGACGGCGATGTCGTAGTGGTCTGGAAGCTCGACCGGCTGTCGCGCAGCCTCAAGGATCTGCTGCACATCATGGATCGTATCGAGACCGCTGGCGCCGGCTTTCGGTCACTGACCGAGGCGATCGACACCACCACGGCCGCAGGCCGCATGATGATGCAGATGGTCGGCAGCTTCGCCGAGTTCGAGCGGGCCATGATCCGCGAGCGCACCTCCGCCGGCCTTGCCCAGGCGCGCGCCGAAGGGCGGATCGGCGGACGCCGGCGCAAGCTCGGCGAAAAGCAACGGCGCGAGATTGCGGAGTCCGTCATCTCCGGACGAAAATCCGGCGCCGAGATGGCGCGGCTCTATCATGTGAGCGAGCCGACCGTTTCGCGCATCGTCGCCGCGCACCGACAGACTGTGGAGCTACCGGCATGAAACGCGGCCACGACCTGACCGAGCTGATGAAGTTCGCGACACGGCCCGAATGGGCCGACGACCTGCATGACGCGCTCGACGATCATCTGGGACCGGCGCTGACGCAGTTCGACATCGATTCCGATGAACTGCCCGGCATCATCGGGGAGCATTGGGTCATGACCCTGTGGGGCTGCGCGTTCGAGGATCTGGCAACGCGCGTCTTCGAGCCCGATGGCCGCAACGTCGTGGACGAATATCTCAAGCGCCGCGGATGGAACGAGGCCGGCCCCAACAAGATCTACATGCGCGCGCTGAAGGCCTCCGTCATGAGCGTCTACGAAGTCAGCGCGATCGAGCCCGGCGTCGGCTTCCTCGCTCGCGACCTGATCCGGGGCGGCGATCCCGTCCAGGTCCGCGAGCGCTCCGCCTCGAAGACGCTGGGTCCGTGGGATCGTATCGGCGCGCGCATCCTGTCCGTAAGCGGGCATAGGGTCCTGGCTGGCGGCTTGTTGTTGTTCACCGCGGAAGCCACGAGCGCGCTTCTCGAAGCATTACGCATGGGACAGGGCAAGCGCGGCGCCCGTGCAAAGCTGGCGATTGGGGATGATCAACTCCGCAACCTGGCGCCACTCATCTCGATGGTCTGGCTGTTCGACATCCTGCCCAGGATGCTCGAGCCCGCCACCATTCCCACGCTGCATAATGCCGATGGCGAGGAGGTCGTTTTCCACCGTGTCCGCTTCCCGTTCGCGCGTGGCACGACGCAGGCTCTTGTCGCGGAGCGCCTCGATTCCGTTTCGGTGCTGCAACGTGAAACAGCCCATTTCTGGAACTGGCTGGGGACAAAGCCGAAACCGGGCAAGAAAGGCATGGGCCAGATGGCATGGGGCGTGACGATGGAGGACGGCACGCCGGTACTCGGCAATCTGGAGCTCAAGGGTCGCGCTCTCACCCTTTCCGTCACCTCGGCAGAGCGTGCGGAACGAGGGGTTGCGCTTATCACGCAGACTCTTGGTGACATGGTGGGGGCACCACTGACCGAGATCGAGACGGTCGAACAGGCGACGGCGGCGCGGCAGGAGGGACGAACCTCCTCGGAGCCGGCGCCGGACATTCCCGTCGAGGTCGCCACCCCGCTCGTGCATGGCATGCTCGATCGTCAGTACCGAACCCTCCTCGATGAGCCCGTCCCAATGCTCGGCGACAAGACGCCGCGCCAGTGCGCCCGCAGCAAGGC
This Sphingomonas morindae DNA region includes the following protein-coding sequences:
- a CDS encoding glycosyl hydrolase, which encodes MTLTRRSLLARGGAALASSLADAPTFALPDHATGKKGLAGAAPVASGLRTDWYYDWGVHRAGKGVPDADPSIRFVPMIWGLNGNTDAALAKMRGTRLPVLFGFNEPDHHDQSNLRVEQALDAWPNLQGIAADLVSPSCAQPHQQWMQRFVEGAERRGLHFDSVGFHHYGSADPHDLIGLLHHVHEMYKRPIWVTEFGCVDWSAHGERKNRYTERDAVRFIETVCPFMERTPWIRGYAWYPWGKPGGGGPLSASAFFQPDGSLTDAGHAYAAV
- a CDS encoding recombinase family protein, with protein sequence MAKGPYLIGYARVSKGDEQSNVAQRRALDAAGCKRVFEETASGGRWDRPKLQEMIEQLRDGDVVVVWKLDRLSRSLKDLLHIMDRIETAGAGFRSLTEAIDTTTAAGRMMMQMVGSFAEFERAMIRERTSAGLAQARAEGRIGGRRRKLGEKQRREIAESVISGRKSGAEMARLYHVSEPTVSRIVAAHRQTVELPA